The genomic DNA TGGAAACAGGAAAGGGTATAGATGCAATCTTCTTTTTAAGGTACTGGAGGATGAGCTCCTCATCTGTGGGGTGGAACCTAAAACCCGGTGGCAAGCTTGATTGTGGGTTCTTCATGCCTATATCTAATTGAAACTATGAACCCCACACTCAATCAAGACAGGTTATAAGCAAGCAAAAGCGAGCGAAAGAGGGAGAGAAGGGGATTGAAATTTTTGGGAGGAGAGGATGGGAAGGCAATTTATGGGTGAGGGAATTTGTCCTGTTGTGGAAAACGGGATTAGGCCAAAGAGGAAGAAGAGATTGGAGATATCAGTTGGAGAGTTGGGACCCACCTAAAGAGAAAAGGATGGGGAATTGGCATgccagctctctctctctctctctctctctctctctctctctctctctcatatccAACGTATTGGAATTTAGAAATATGGCGGCCGATCAAAGGAGGAGTTTCATCTCATGACATCATGTGCTTGACACGtgcctctctctcttcctcttcctcttctctctactCTTTTCTTTTGTCCTCTATTGAACCCAAAAATAATAATACTTGTATCGTGCTGGTCCAAATCATCCTTGGCGTAAAATTGTGCATCTCTTAGTGACTTGCCTCTCACAATCTTTAGCTTTTGTTTAAAGAAGAAAGAATGAGTAGGTGTGCCATCCACAAGCTTTAGCATGTTTTTGATGGGGGCCTCAAGCAGTGACGCAGACACCAAAGGACAAAATGCAcaggaaatttgaagagaaaagggTTTAAAGAGTACACATTGATAAGGATATGGATATGGAGGCTTTGGAGGATTGAGTTTATCTTTGTGTAAACAAGGTTTAGTACAAGTGAGACAGTGACCTAACTCTTTGCGCCAATAGGCCCAATCCCCTCATAGAAGAGGACTGCTTATGGTTAGGGATTGCAACTAATTATGTATGGATTGAATTCTATAAATGGGTTCATATAGTATATAGTCAAGTTTGAAAGGGTTTAAATTTGATAAACAATATTCTTGTTAGGTTTAAGTGGGATTTGGATTTTTtatgataaataattataatttaaattcatctatataaataattaattaaatataaaattatatatttttataataatacttatatatttttatatatattatatttaaataaataaaatttaaatattttatagaattattaaaattttaaaatataaatatattttttttataaattattaattaaaatatatgaaattaaataGATTCAAGTATTAATCAAGTTTAGAATAAAtgtattcaaataatttaaaataaattttaattaaatttaaaataaattaatttaaatataaataaaataattttcatagaaATCATACTCATTCCTATCCAAAGCATGGCAACTGCATATTCTAATTTGATATTTCATTATCATGGATTCCTTCATCTttgattttaaaagaaataaggttTGGTATGGGCAGGGGCAAACGCCTAAGGACAAAttgtaaaagaaaaattaagggatAAACCATTTGGATTTGGATGAGAGGATTTAGTtgtaacattgaaacctaatgACGAATTAGATAAAGTGGATTATATAATTCTTTATTGTTTGGTGTTTAAAATGAGTTCATCCCTTTTTATATATTTGTAATGAGGTTGAAATAGAGTTATCGCTTTGAATTATTTTAAGTTACGATATAATTAATATTGTTTAttgatttaatatatataaaattagatTCAAGTTAATTTATAAAATGTAAATgactttaaaaaaatattttttatttaaaagttaattttaaattaaaatttaagttgaTTAAGTAAATTCAAACGAATCGATTTTGACAATTTCTATGTTTTGAAGGTTTCCCCTTTTATCAGTTCAATAGTCTTAATAGAAAAAACAAAtacttaatattattatttgaattattgtattaaatatgtttattaaaatcattaaaagttaatttaattaTAACAATTTTAAAACGACCTCACTAATATTATTTATGAGGAATTATTGTTAACTTCTCTTCGGGATATATGTCTTTGATTAGGGAAAAAAAAACTGAGCAGCTAAGGGATCTAtatgttaattttaaaataattcggcAATTAAAAGTAATTAActctgataataataataataattttataattaattttcattagaATTCAAATTCGAGACCTCGCACTACAAATGTTGACCCAACTTCAACATAAGATAATCTAATAATGATTAGTTATGTAATTTAGGATAAACAACCTAATTAATTTTGTGCACAATGCCTTACCAGTGGcataaaagaaagaaacaaaAGAGATGCATGCAATGACGTAAACTCCCACCTCCCTTTTTTGCATATTATATTGTATTTATATATCATTGCAAAAAAAGTTTTACTTGCTAAGATGATGTTTTAATTTCATAAGATTTGCTTTCGCATTAGAGTTGATTAGCGATTAAGAAATGAACTCAatatttcaatttcttttttcatttatttcttaATTTCGCTCTtaaatttcaaacatttcattttgGTCAAAAGGATCTTTTTATAAATTAGCATTTGACAATGACCAAGAAAATtatatgcaaaatattaataattaaatttttttttttttttttaaaaaaaagagggTTTACAGAGTCAATCTCCGGAAAGGTTTTAAACACACACGTGCAATTCACAGTAACGTATACCAAACAAGAATCTCCCCTAACCCTACAATTCAAAGTCATAACCGCAAAACTAGCCTGGTCATAACCTACTTAATGACTCCATCCCAAGCAAGTCTGCTAATTACATGACAATAGATTTAGCTCAACAGTCTAGCAACTAAAATGCACTTAAATATTTGTTTagcaatagaaaatattttctattcgTATTATAAATTTGTTTATCATTACTGTTAAAactgttatttaaaaaaaaaaaactctttaaatatgttaataaattatccaaaattaaatttgatgaaaataaaaaacTAAACTTTTTCAAATTGTTTTTACAAAAAGCCTTTTTATTTTTTACCCCTAACCACAATCCCAAACAGAGCCTATACACCCCTCTCCTAGTCAACATTTGGGCTTGGGTTTTCCCTGGCTTTTCCACATGTTTAGCATTTGTTTTCCCCAACAAATCAATAATACACTCAGTATGTCAGAAAAGGAGGTAGCTGGAAATATATCACAAGCAAACTTTTGAGTTGCCAGACTCAAAATCCAGATTTTAAATCTGTTATTCCCGTCTCATTTGGGTTTCCTTAATACAAATCCAGACGTCAATTTCAATTGCTCAAAGGTATAGTTTGTGGAACACTCATTAAATGTTTATAGAAAGCTAATTGGATTGCCAAACAATGGGATTGTCACTTTTAACTTCACCTCAATATGGTGAAACTTCTTAGGAATCAAACTGAGCACGGCATTCTTCAGAAAATTTGACTATTAAAGGAGGAGGGAAAAGGAAAATGTAAAGGAAGTGGAAGTTCCCAAGTATGGGGAGACTTCCACCATACAATGAAGCCAAGGGGGTTGTTGAGCAGAAAATAGGTGCTAAAATTAGACAAAAGTAGAACAAGACAAACAGGGCACAGAGGTATTAGACAAATTTTGGGAGCATATGATACGCTAAAGATTTGAGTATAACTATTACCCAAAAGTTTTATAATTATCCACAAGTCCTTAGACTTGACATTTATTCTTCAAAGATGCTTTTGTTTGGCTGATAGGCTTCGCTTTATTTTAGTTATCAAGCAAGGAATAAGGTTTTTTTTTCATGCTTTGAATATGAAGTCATGGGTGATGCAAAGCATAAGTTCCTGGGATTTCCAAAGGTTCTTCTCTCCTTTCCCATATATACAAATACAAGGTAACTTGTTCGGCTGAAATTCAAATACCCACATGCCAAATATGTAATATGATAATCAATAAATTTATGTCTGTACCTTGACAAAGTAGCCAATAATTTTTGTCCTAGTCTCAGTTTCTCAACTTTTGGATAGGAGAACAAAGAAAAAAGGAAACTTGGCAAAGCAAATATAACAAAGTAAAGTCATTACCTCAATGGTCAAAAGCATCTCTCCACTCAGTTGTGAGACCCTTGACTTTCAATATACCTGCAAAGAATTGCATTAAATACCACCTAAAAAGGTAGATATGAAAATGAAAACCCCCTTAGTAACCAGCTCCCAGTTAAGGTCATTTACATGATACTTATCCTAATATTTCCTTTTCTCCGTCTTAATTCTATCTAGGTcacatattataatattaatggaATATgatttgcttttcttttttttcatccAAGCCTAGTGCTTTGCAGCTTGAACTCATACCGTCACCAAACGTGTGATTGGCAATTAATGTTACATCAGGCTGTTAGGAGGATTTGACTGAATACAAGATCATGAAAGAAATATACAATATAATTAATGACAAGCATGTATGGACATGCAACAGCTAGCAGATTTTCAACAATGAAAATGTCTTGATTGTGACCTCCTGTTGTTTTCCACGTGTAGTTTACCTAATCTAATAACTAGGTAGCATCTAATGTCAAATGGCAATGAACCAGATTTCTCATGCGAGACGCTACATGGTGAGTTAGGCCTAACATGGAACTCTACAGAGTCCACAGTTTATGGATTATTCTCTATTCTCTTAGCTTAGCTACAGAACACTAAGGAAAAGTTAGAAATGTTATCTTGGGGCTAACCATGAAGCGTGAAGTGATGAATTCTCCAAGTGAAAACAATTAAAAATGAAAATCCAGATCTAAACTTTCATTAATTTGACTCTTTTGCGGGTCCCTACCTGCATTATTAACATATAAGAGTACTAAAACTACAGTACAATATTGTAGAAAATAACTGTACATGTTGAAAGTTCATTTATCGCATGGAAGATTTATCACATGGAAGAAAAATGTTACCGGTAATGCAGCTAAATGACTTCATTTTTCATCAACCCATGAACATGATGTCAACAAATTTTTCGGTTTGTCTAACCCAATACAAAAGGCTAGATAAACCCAAGGAACCATAAAAAGTTGTCAACTCAACCTCAATTAGATTGTGCCAGATCTTGATTCTGCATGCAAATGCCTGAATACTTTCTTGAGGTGCACCAACACCCATAGTATCTACCTATCCCTTTTTCAGACTTTACAGAGTCTCACAACAtaacataaatatgaactaagtgATGGCTGTGATCTATAACTTGGTTCCTGCAGAGGATTGAATATAGCGTCCCTTCAAGAGAACGAAGGAAGGAAAAAAGTAAAGAAGATAAATATCTAGTATCCTACTTTACCTTGACAAGAATGGATTTAATCGAAAGATGTctaaaatttttatcatttttcaGTTCTCCATTATGTCAAAGGAAGATGTAGACATGTAGTGAAAAAGAATGAGGTAAATGGTACCATTGTTCATGGGAAAAACTGGTTGAAGAGCTGAAGAAAAACTGGGATATAACATTCTGGGAATTTGTCTGAGAAGGACTCAAGTGAAGCTTTTCAAAAAATCCATGGCATAGATCTTAAATCTCAACTTACTCATAGTTAAAAAGCATCTCAGTTTTGTTCAATTGGCTTGACATACTGTGTTGCATCTACCTTTTCACCAACACGTCCCTATCAAACTGACAAAAATTGGATCTTTCTCTCATAAAATTACATGCAACTAATGAACTAGATACCTTTAACCACAAAACATCAACATGGGGCAAGTTGAAGGTAAACCATTAAAATGGAAAAATGCTTTTAGTTCACATCATCCAATAGGATAGGCCGTGAATCAAAACTATATATTTTTGGACTAGATCAAACAATCGCTAAAGTTACATAAACTAGGCACAACTGTTGGTTGAATCATTTAGACTATAACCAATCTATGTATCATTGGAAAATACAGAACTTATCTTCAGTCAACTGTAAAACACCATTTGCTAATAATTCTTAAACATATTAATATATGAAAAATGAATTCCAAAATTAATAGATAAGAAAACCACAAATTGGCCAACCAGTTCAACTGCAATGGAAATTAGCCAAGCAACCATCAAACATCTGAGTTAGCCATAACTTCCTCTTACCAAAAAGAGATTGCCTTGGCTTTAGTTCTGATAGTCATATCTTTCAAGTGGTTGATAAGTGGTAACACACCTTCAGGATGAGAGAAACCAGAATATCATAATCATACTTCCAACAAGCATAAAGAAGTGAATGATTAGTGGACATTGCTTTAGCCTACATGTGTATGGCTGAATTGAGCACTACTGAACTTAAAAACCACATCCTATGAGATTTTCAGTCAACAGATATCACCCCTGAATCTTcgtagccatcatgcatctttacaTTGATGGATGCTATAAACAAAGAGGGTCGAAAGGCTATAAACAAAGAGGGTCGAAAGGCTGGCACTTCCAATAAATTCTAACACAATATTTGCACCAACAATTACAACAATGGTTGCCATTGCCATTTTGTTGTTGAAGTATGTACTGagattatgcttttgacttcttTGTGCAATGTAATACAGCCCATTTTAACTGAAATCCTAAGCTATATTAACACTACAAGCTTGGAAATATCTCCAtggaagaggaaaaaaaaaaaacaggagAAAATTGCAAATGCATTACATGCACCAAATATCTTGTATACTATGATTTATGAAAACATATTACAAAAAGAAAGTTATATAAATAATACGATTCAAAAAGCATAAGTTCTTTAATAATTGAATAACCTAAGGGCATCCTTTATTCATAAATTAGAACAGAAACTTTAGTGCACCTGTATGTGTTCAGGAAGCATTTGATGAATGACATTATAATCTGTAGGTTGTTAAATACACAAACCACCTGCTGTTGAGATTTAATATGACATGAGAACCTGTTGCTCCCAAAAGGAAAATCCTCGCAATCTCACAACTGTTCTATTTTCAGTTTGTCAGATAAAATCTTTCTCATAATTAATTCTCTTAGGGATGGCTCCGTTTTGCTCACCTAATTGACTAAAATTCGATTGATCACCTTTTGATTCTGTCATCTGACATTCAGCTATTTGTTTATTCGATAACCAAGTACGGAGCATCTCATCTATCTTTGGTTCTGGCAATAATTGTTTTTGTTTCATATCTGTGTAATATTTGTAGGCTGCCTCCAACTTTCCATTTAAGAAGAGCCCATGTATCAGCACAATATATGAGCTACGATCAGGACCTATCCCATTCTCACtcatttcattccacaacttaaagaCATCATCAAACTGCCGCCATCTACAAAATTTTCTAATCAACATGACATAGGTATCAGTAATTGGCTGGCAACCCATCTTTCTCATCTTCTCCAAGAGTGCAAAAACTTCTTCCCCTGTCCTTAGAACACGAAAGAAGGCATGATAAGTTTGTATAGTTGGAGTGTGGCCACGCTGTAACATCTCATCAAAGACTCCTCTGGCCTCATCTACTTTTCTTGCCTTGCATAAAGGTTTGATCAGTGAATTGTAAGTGACAGTATTAGGTGCAATACCTTTATCTTCGATTGTTTTCATGAGATTGATAGCTTCCTTCACATGTCCAGCTTTTGCAAGAGCATGGATTACAGCATTGTAAACCTTCCTATCTGGTTCAATCCTCATCTCATTCATCTGGTTGTACAGCTTGAGCACCTTATAAAGATTACCTGCCTTTGAATAGCAAGTTATGATACTCGCATAAGACACAGCATCATATCGAATACCCCTCCTGCACATTTCCCTCCATATTCTGTCTGATTGACGAGGACTACCAATCACATTACACCACCCATTAAGCacaatattaaaactctttgtgTTAAATGGGAAGACATCTTTCTGAGAAAATATCAAGTGCTCAGCATCCTGCACATTCTTGTAGCGGCAAAGAGCAGATAAAAGACTTTGAAACTCGTCAATACCCAAATCAAATTTAAACTGCTTAAATGCATGAAAAGTGTTTATAGCCCTACCAACATCATGCGCTGCACAATATCTTCTAATCATAATAAGCAAAGTCTGTGGTACAACAAGAGAAACACCGGTCTTAACCCCTCTCATCTCATCGATCAATGACCATG from Hevea brasiliensis isolate MT/VB/25A 57/8 unplaced genomic scaffold, ASM3005281v1 Scaf5, whole genome shotgun sequence includes the following:
- the LOC110642718 gene encoding LOW QUALITY PROTEIN: pentatricopeptide repeat-containing protein At5g15010, mitochondrial (The sequence of the model RefSeq protein was modified relative to this genomic sequence to represent the inferred CDS: substituted 1 base at 1 genomic stop codon); its protein translation is MRSIRIITSNLRKFSILASTRLISSHKRPTHIAISTVETTVTWPFDSKFSVAFSSFSSSDLEIPIAHKISISQGECSSDSDLSDSNDDDDITQLNLRDAGFVKDVMTIVNILNQLGDNRVEMKNKIEQCGVKVSQELVLEVLSRVRNDWEAAFTFFLWAGKQPGYVHAVREYHSMISILGKMRKFDTAWSLIDEMRGVKTGVSLVVPQTLLIMIRRYCAAHDVGRAINTFHAFKQFKFDLGIDEFQSLLSALCRYKNVQDAEHLIFSQKDVFPFNTKSFNIVLNGWCNVIGSPRQSDRIWREMCRRGIRYDAVSYASIITCYSKAGNLYKVLKLYNQMNEMRIEPDRKVYNAVIHALAKAGHVKEAINLMKTIEDKGIAPNTVTYNSLIKPLCKARKVDEARGVFDEMLQRGHTPTIQTYHAFFRVLRTGEEVFALLEKMRKMGCQPITDTYVMLIRKFCRWRQFDDVFKLWNEMSENGIGPDRSSYIVLIHGLFLNGKLEAAYKYYTDMKQKQLLPEPKIDEMLRTWLSNKQIAECQMTESKGDQSNFSQLGEQNGAIPKRINYEKDFIXQTENRTVVRLRGFSFWEQQVLMSY